One Maniola hyperantus chromosome Z, iAphHyp1.2, whole genome shotgun sequence DNA window includes the following coding sequences:
- the Hk gene encoding voltage-gated potassium channel subunit beta-2 isoform X5 yields MRRLEMQGREGGGKDGIMSRSESTVSRCTPHTPLGPPDSVSVDSNPMPTIYRCRAPIASLDCMDEFSANSQQMLDQAGEINMSKHMSTYMGNHASMPSSVTPGLRYKNLGKSGLRVPNIGLGLWTMLNEDCAEDIIMTALENGINLFDLSEAHCARGEVELGRILKKRNVRRTSVIITTKIYWSTKLTGAHANRSDERGLSRKHIIESVKASLQRLQIDYIDVVLLHKIDPVCPMEELVRAMNFVINQGWVMYWGTARWSPSEIMDAYTNCRQFNCITPIVEQTEYHMFCREKPELYMPELYHKIGVGVMCLIPGMMAWSAITTGKGLGREEITGLFAKSRFNRKYSTFSWCEEDIAVPDVSEMRISGSKDQVTGEEPRTYGEKLRDLSNLANTMNCSMSQLAVAWCLKNESVNCLLLGATSVEQFKENIHALQIVPQLTPTVMAEIERLLSNKPQRPPMVSTLAMRNQQNNNTVRVDMTGASTSGAGTPKPEGDAAEGEASTPAKETGRGFCEIQ; encoded by the exons ATGCCGTGCTCCGATCGCATCCCTTGATTGTATGGATGAGTTTAGCGCCAATTCGCAGCAGATGCTGGATCAAG CCGGCGAGATAAATATGTCCAAGCATATGTCGACATATATGGGCAATCACGCTAGTATGCCTTCGTCAGTCACACCTGGTCTACGATACAAGAATTTGGGCAAATCAGGCCTCAGAGTTCCTAATATTGGATTAGGATTATGGACTATGTTAAATGAGGATTGTGCGGAAGATATTATAATGACTGCTTTGGAAAACGGAATCAATCTGTTTGACTTATCTGAGGCTCACTGTG CCAGAGGGGAAGTGGAGCTCGGCAGAATTCTAAAGAAAAGGAATGTTAGACGAACCAGTGTAATTATTACAACTAAAATATACTGGAGTACCAA GCTAACAGGTGCTCATGCTAACAGGTCAGATGAAAGGGGCTTATCTAGGAAACATATCATAGAGAGTGTGAAGGCGTCATTGCAAAGACTTCAGATCGATTACATAGATGTTGTACTTTTGCACAAAATAGATCCTGTTTGCCCTATggaag AATTGGTGCGTGCCATGAACTTTGTTATCAATCAAGGATGGGTTATGTATTGGGGAACAGCGCGTTGGTCTCCTTCTGAG ATAATGGACGCGTACACAAACTGTAGGCAGTTCAACTGCATTACACCAATAGTGGAACAAACAGAGTACCATATGTTCTGTAGAGAAAAGCCTGAGTTATACATGCCGGAGTTGTACCACAAAATTGGCGTTG GCGTCATGTGTCTGATCCCAGGGATGATGGCTTGGTCCGCAATCACAACGGGCAAGGGCCTGGGACGCGAGGAAATCACTGGCCTCTTTGCCAAGTCCAGGTTCAACAGAAAGTACAGTACATTTAGCTGGTGTGAAGAGGACATTGCTGTTCCGGACGTGAGCGAG ATGCGAATATCGGGCAGCAAGGACCAGGTAACAGGAGAAGAACCTCGTACTTATGGAGAAAAATTACGCGATCTCTCTAATCTAGCAAATACAATGA ATTGCTCTATGAGTCAATTAGCTGTGGCGTGGTGCCTCAAGAATGAATCTGTCAATTGCTTGCTACTAGGAGCTACAAGTGTTGAacaatttaaagaaaatattcatGCTTTACAG ATCGTACCCCAGCTTACACCTACTGTGATGGCAGAAATTGAGAGGTTATTATCGAATAAACCTCAGCGACCACCCATGGTGTCGACGCTTGCAATGCGCAATCAGCAAAACAATAATACTGTACGAGTAGATATGAC CGGCGCCTCGACCTCTGGTGCTGGTACTCCAAAGCCCGAAGGTGACGCTGCTGAAGGCGAAGCCTCCACCCCCGCCAAAGAGACCGGGCGGGGCTTTTGTGAGATTCAGTGA